The DNA window GGGGTAccttttttctttcaaggaacatgAACTCTGAGTGTCTCATTCCTATAGTACATCCCAGCACAGGGCTTGGCACACAGAAAACATCATGAAAATACTAGATGGAATCATGTACATCTCTAATCGCCACATCCTACACTAGCCAAGAGacccttcttgcctgggaagtatTGTCCGGGACCTCTGCTCTACCTCCTGGCTCTTACTTGGTTAGCGATGACTGTCTGGTGCTGGTACATTCCAGGATTAAGCTGCCAACGACAGAACTGGCCTCTCCAGCCTCTGGTGATAGTGCCTCCCCCGATGCCACCCAAGGGACAACCTAGAGAAAGAATTAGGATGTCAGAGGGGCATGGGAGATGAAAAAGAGCCCATTTATCACTTTCTAGACTATAGAGATGGGTTCCCCTAAACCTGGGATGGGGGGTCAGGGGAGAATATCAAATTCACACATTGTGcactttaaacttatacagtgttcTATgttagttatatctcaataaagctggggtgggggggaaacCCTAGGGAATGGGTCAGTGCAATTTAAAGAAGCTGAAGGTTTCTTTGCCTAGCTCCACGTGGGCCTGGATGCTGCCCTCTCTGACTGAGCAGGGCTAGAGTGAGGCTCACCGTAGATCTGTCTCAGGGGCACAGAGTTGATGAGGTCGATGAAAGGTTTCTTCTTTTCCACCTGGGTCTTCCGGTACCACCACTGCAAGTACCTGAGGAGCAAGGGGTGCTGTGGGTCAGGGCAAGGGGCTGCAGTCACCTCCCTCTTTGGACACCCAGCCGTGACTTCCCATGTTTAACTATTCCAAGGACCCATTGCCTTCACTTCCAAACTTCTTCTCTCGACTTTTCTGTAGTTCAAGGTCTTCTCATCTTCCCAGTCACCCCCGGTCATGGCATGGGACTATCTTTGTTTCTCCTCTCTACTGTCCTTAGAAGGAGCTCTCTGATGTTTCCTCACCTCTGACTCCACCACTGGTTTAATTTATTCCAGGAGCTTCTGTCTGAGGTGCTGAAAGGGCCAGTTAGTTTCCTGACTTATAATCATCCCCACCCCATAAACAAGCATAGGCTGCTGCAAtagcttccttcttttttaaaatgatttttcttctgaTTATGAAAGGTTGAAAATCTGGAGAATGCACTAAGTGGAAGGTGAAAAAAATCCCACCCATATACATTTTGGGCCATCTTCTtttaggtctttttctttttttttcctttttctgtctctctttttaagtTCAGCATTTAAACTGTAAGCTTTCTAATTTGTTCTCTTATTATATCCCAGAAAAGCCTTCTAAAAACCCCAATATATCCTGGTCTTATCACAGCTCTGTATCCAATAGGAAAATGATTCTGTTTGGGATTCAAGGCTTTGACCTCTGTctcagccgtgtgtgtgtgtgtgtgtctgtgtgtgtttctgtgtgtgtgtgtgtctatgtgtgtgtctgtgtgtctgtttgggATTCAAGGCTTTAACCTCTGtctcagctgtgtgtgtgtgtgtctgtgtgtgtgtgtgtgtgtgtgtgtctgttagtcactcagttgtgtctgactctttgtgaccccacggactgtagctcttcaggcactctgtcgatgggattctccaggcaagaatagtggagtgggttgccatttccttctccaaggtatcttcccacccaggcattgcaggcagatcctttaccatctgagccaccaggaaagccccagccTAATACTTCTACAGTTTCCATTCAGAGTGGGTCCTCACTAAGCAACCCCTTCCTGCCGGACTCTCTCCCAATTCCACTCTCCTCCCTCGGCAGTTCGTTCATTTATCCCCATTGTTCAAGCACACTGCTTATAGCTATGTACTGGGGTAAGTAACCCTGCTGAATCTATGGGGATACTCTTGCCCTTCCTACCTCAAGGGATGGTTGGAAGGGCACAATAGATAACCTTCTATTGGCACATTTGTGCCCTTCTAAGGTCACAAATGACACAATAGATAGGAAAGCTACAAAGTGGAATATCCATGTCACATATCATCATTACTTGTACGCACACTATCTCAGCTCCCAATCAGACACTGTCCTGTTACTTTAGTGTTCCTCATGTGAGTCTGACATACTTTTCAGTTCCCTGGGGAAAGGGACAGCGACAAAGACTTGTTGCTTATTACCCACAGCTTCAAGCACAGGGCAGGGCACCTGGTCtgcagtcaacaaatatttgctgggtTTATAAAGAACATATGTACAAACAGTGGAACATAAGAGAAATAAACAAGGACAGGAGCAAGTGAAGGAGAAATATGATTAAAGAACAGGAGGGTACATTCTGGGAGTGAGGGGAGACGGAGGGAAGACGAACAGTGGGAAGGCAGCTCTTCTTTGCCAGTTTAGAAGAAACTGGACTTTGAAACTGGTGGCCAGAAAGGATTGCCAAATGGAGGGAGGGCACAGCTCCGATTAGGGTGGTGAGGGAGAAATGCAAGATGTGAAGATAGCagaacaaaggtgtgtctagcaCAGAACAAGCACTCAgtacatatttactgaatgaatggatTCGGGCTGAAAGGGAGAGCAACCAAAATTGAGTTCTTACCATTCTGAGGCCAAGAGAACTCTGTCTTACTGGGGCTCCTGATCAGTGTACCCCCAATTCAGCTCCCTCTTAGGGCCTATGTTTCTCTCACACCATTGAGCAGCTGGCTATTCCTGATCTATTTGTCCTTTTCCATGATTTCAACCTCAACTTAATCATTCAGAATTCTTGTCTCACCCCTGCATTCTCCTCAGTGCAGGACCTCATCTCATCTCAAAACCTCTGTGTCAGTGATCCCCACCCTGTCCTAGGATGGGGATCTGAGTCCAGGGGGTGAGGACAGCTTCAGGCATCTGTGATTCAGCTTATACTTAGGGATGGAGGGGCTAAGATGCCCATGGACAGGTTCTTGACCTCAGTGTTCCCACCACATGCACCCCAAGGTGCTTCTCTCAGTACCCTGGCCCCAGATCCTGTTTTGACCCAAAGCCTTTTAGGGTCAAAACTAGCCAAGTCAGTTTCAGAAGCAGCCTGGAGGAATTACTGTGCTCTAGTACAGGCCACCCAGAGGAACTgtcaaaggagtcagacacccaGGCAGCAACAGGCCCTCCCCACTGCCGAGGGCTTGGGTTAGGTCCATGGGCTCTCCACCCCAACCCCACAGCACTGACCGCAGAAGAGAAGGAACCTCTACTTAAGAGGCTGGCTCAAAGCTAGGTTTCCCATACTTGAAGCCTCCCTCCACAGTTCTGTGTTTACTGTGGCAACTGACTCAGGATGACCTCAGGGTGATGCTTTCTGTCCTCACAGGCACCTGTCTCTGTTACTGGGTCTTGGTCCCAACACTCAGTGAGGATCCGGAGGAGTCCTACAGCCCAGGATAAGCTCTCAGCCTGTCTGCAACCCTTTGCTGGGGCAGGGGACCAGGAAATGCTCTGGAAGATTATAACTAATCTCTAGGAACACCTAAGGCAGGGCCATTCTGGTCAAaggtcttctttgctttttatatCAGGGGCCATCTATTCCAGAATAGAGTGAATATTACCTTTCATCACCCTCTCCTTAGGGTTGAGAGCAGGCAAGTTCTCAACCACTCCCTGGAGCCAGAGTTTGAGGAAAGAAGCCAAAGGGTGTTGGGACTATAAAATGCTGTGCCTAAGTGAGTGAGGTTCAGTGAATACTCCAGTTGCTTAGGGGGATCTGGAGCTGAGAACCCTCCCCTCCAAGAAGACAACATTGTATCAATACCGAAACAGCCAGAGTATCTTTTCTACCTTGTCACAAAGTATAACTAATCCCAAAGGGCAGTCTTCAGAGAAGAGAGAGCACCTGAGAGGGAGCCTAGATGTGTAAGGCTTACTACAAGGCTCAAATGCCCCTTCTTGCTAAAAAGACAAGTTACTGGAAGGaagtgggttgcaaagagacctGACTTGGTCTCACCCTCCAAAACTATGGGCTTAGATGATGTTGGGTATAGATAGGGGCCACCTGACCAGGACAAGGCACCCTCCTGCTTTCTTACCCTTTCCTGCCTCTGCTGGAACAAAGTGAGGCACAAGGTCCTCTAGGCAATGGGATCGACTCACCTCAAGCCCATGCCCAAGTGCTTTATCAGGTTGCTCAGCGAGATGTCATTGGCATTAAAGGGTTTCCTCTTCTCTGCAAACTCGTGAGCCAGGCAGATGCGCCAGCCAAAGGGAGGCACCTGGTAGCCCTTAGCTTTCCCCTCGTAGGAAGCCATCAGCTGCCCGGAGTCCTCCGCACTGCTGTAACCCTGTTCATGCTGGGGTAGACTGTCCTCAGGGATTGGACAGTCTGTAACCTGCACAGCCTCCGTGCCATTTTCAGGGCAAGAAGCCTGTGGATCCCCTTTGGCACAGCTGGTCTGCTCCGAGGCTGGGACTCCGGTTCCCATATTCCCTGGATCCTGGGTCTCCAGGACCTCGGTGGTTTCAGTTCCCGAGCTTTCTGGTACCAAGTATCTGGCCAGCCAAGCCCAGATGTGGACGTGGATGGTTTTTAGGTGTTGTCTCGGAAAGCGGGCCACTGGGGAAAGCTGAGGCGAGCCGGTGTCTCTGTGCAACCAGGTAGCTGTTGCTGCTGCGGCGGCGGCGACAGCAATAAAGCCGCCACGGTCTCACCCTCGGTTGTCTCTCTGGGACCTGGGCGGGAAGGATCGGGTCTCGACGTCATTGGGCCGCGGTGATTAGCTGGCCCGGCCAAAGGGCGACTGGGCCCGCGGAGAGGGGAGGAGCCCCCAGGGCCGGCCCTCCAGGCACCGCCCCCGGGACCGGCCTGGGAGTTCGCCGCAGCCCAGGCCCCGTCCCCGGGCCGCGGCACCAGGCCCCCCCGCGGTGGGCGCCGGGTCCCGCCGGCCGGTGTCCGGGGCGGCGCCCGCGCCCGGGTACCAGCCCGTGGGAAGGTGACCCAGGGCGGCCGGCCCACCCGAGCCCCTTCCGGCCTAGCCGGCCCGGCGCTTCCGGCCGGAAGGGACTCGGAGGGAAGTCCCGCCTCTGCCGCGGCCGCAGCCACGCACTTGGCCCGGGCCCGGAGGGGCGGGCGGCCGAGGCCTTCGAGGCACCGAGTACCCTGTTTCAGTCTGGTCCCCTGTTTCGATCTGAGGGGTATCCGGGCTTGGTTGCGAGGTGCCGGGCGGCCGGGGCCCCGGGCTGGGAGGTGGAACCTCCAGGGAAGGGGTCGGGGGTGGCCTAGGGGTCCCGGCGGGGAAGAGAGGGGATGACCTGGAGCCGATAGGGGCGGGGGCCTGGGACCCTAAGCGGCTCCATCTCCCTCTGCAGTGCCCGGTCAGCTGCCGCCGTACCTGCCTTCCGCCTTCCCGCACTCCAAACCTGGGCGCTTCCCTCTGACACCGTGGTACTGAACGCCCGTTTCCTCGGTCCTCACCCCCAGGCTCGCCCGAGACACCCTTCCCTGCCGTGGTACTGACCTCTGATACCCCTTGTTTCCTTCTAGATCCGATCCCGGAGCTGCCATGATTGAAGTGGTAGCAGAGCTGAGCAGAGGTCCTGTGTTTCTGGCAGGGGAGGCCCTGGAGTGTGTGGTTACAGTCACCAATCCTCTGCCCCCCACGGCCACTTCTGCATCCAGGTGGGGACACTGGTACTGAAGAAGACGGCCCTTCTGGGAGGAAGCCTGCTATCTGTAGTGCTGAGCCAGAGCTCAGGCTATCCTGTGGCTACAGCACCACCACTTTGTTCATTGTGCTCTCATTGTAGGGAAGGGCTAGTTAACAGAAGATGTGGGTGACATAGCCCTCAGCTCgcctttcttctctcctccccctgctACCTATGGTATACTTCTCTGTGTATAATGGTTTCTCTTTGGGGTTCTGGATTCTCTGATCCGGACGACAGCCACCTCTCTGTGCTGGTCTTCTCAGTGTGGTAGGGAGTTTGGGAGAGCATTTGTGAGGTCAGGAgctcctctgatgccctcttttcctcctcccaTAGTGAGGCTCTGGCCTGGGCCAGTGCCCAAATCCACTGCCAGTTCCACGCCAGTGAGAGTCGAGTGGCACTTCCTCCCCCCGACTCCAGTCAGCCGGATGTCCAGCCTGAGAGCCAGACTGTCTTTCTTCCACACCGAGGTTAGAGATGGGGCTTTTGCCTTCAGAGGGGGATGGAATCATTGTTACCCAAGGGTGAAGTTGTCAAATTGTTCTGGTGGGTCATTACAGTCTCTGTCCTATTGGGGTTGTGGTGGAGTGTAATTATTGCTCTAGGGGGCGTAAAGCTGTTCCTATCTCACCTTGAGGAAAGAGGAATGGCTTGCCTCGTGTTGGCAGTGCTTACTGTCCCCACTTGCTGCGCTAGCCTTCTCCAGCGCTAGACAATGAGGTTATTAAGTTGCAGTCTTCTATTTTTTAGGTGAGAGGGGTCAGTGTATCCTTTCCACTCCACCAAAAATCCTCTTCTGTGACCTGAGGCTAGACCCTGGAGAGTCCAAATCATGTGAGTGACTGCCCCTGGGCCCCTGGATTGCCTTCTGCGGCTCCTGGAGGGAGGACCTCTCCGGCTACTTCTGGCTGCCCTGACTACTGCTTTCCAACCAGACTCCTACAGCGAAGTGCTGCCTGTAGAGGGACCACCCTCATTTCGGGGTCAGTCAGTCAAGTATGTCTACAAACTGACCATTGGCTGCCAGCGTGTCAACTCACCCATCACTTTACTGAGGGTCCCTCTGAGGGTTCTTGTGCTCACTGGTAAGCAAGGGTTcctggagggaggggctggggaagagCCTCACCAAAGCAGTAATGCTCTTTAGAGAGTTTGTGAAAGGGGCTGGAGGGAAGCTTCCTGATCTTAGTCACGGTGTGAGGGAGTTGGGGAGAGAATGTCCTGGAGCACAGGTGAGATGCCTACCCCTCAGTTGTGGCGCCCTGTACCTTCAACCCTGACGGTTGGCATCTAAAACCCTAACCACTGCTCTTCTCTCCCACCAcctctccacactctctctaggCCTTCAAGATGTCCGGTTTCCCCAGGATGAGGCTGTAGCCCCATCCAGTCCATTCCTAGAGGAGGATGAAGGTGGGAAGAAGGATTCGTGGCTCACCGAGCTGGCTGGAGAGCGCCTCATGGCTGCCACATCCTGCCGGAGCCTCCGTGAGGATCCTTCCAGAATTGCCCCGCCCCTTCCTCCCCTGTAGTACTCCTGTCTCAGAGCCAGACTTTCCTAACTGCCAGATTCTTCTGAGGACCCACAGATAGTTCATGATCATAAAGGCAGGCCCACCTTTTGGACTCCCCAGTATGGACCCAGGTTTACTGTGTCCGTCTCTCCCTAGATCTGTACAACATCAGTGATGGCCGAGGAAAAGTTGGGACATTTGGCATCTTCAAATCTGTATACAGACTTGGCGAGGATGTGGTGGGGACCTTAAACTTAGGAGAAGGAACTGTAGCTTGTTTGCAGGTGAGAGAGGAGCAGGAACTTTGGGGGAACTGGGCCTGAAGGGTTAGGGTGGAAGGAGAGGGCCTGCAGAAAGACAGGTGGCATGGAGAAGTGGGCGTCACCCAGGGCCCTCTGATAAAACAGGGTGAGGTTGGGCTGCCCTCCCGTCCAGAGTCAGCACGTCCCTGTGCCTGCCTGCACACCCTTGTCTTCTTGATCGCAGTTCTCAGTGAGCTTACAGACGGAGGAGCGTGTGCAGCCTGAGTACCAACGGCGCCGCGGGGCAGGAGGTGCCCCCTCG is part of the Capra hircus breed San Clemente chromosome 8, ASM170441v1, whole genome shotgun sequence genome and encodes:
- the RGP1 gene encoding RAB6A-GEF complex partner protein 2 isoform X3 → MIEVVAELSRGPVFLAGEALECVVTVTNPLPPTATSASSEALAWASAQIHCQFHASESRVALPPPDSSQPDVQPESQTVFLPHRGERGQCILSTPPKILFCDLRLDPGESKSYSYSEVLPVEGPPSFRGQSVKYVYKLTIGCQRVNSPITLLRVPLRVLVLTGLQDVRFPQDEAVAPSSPFLEEDEGGKKDSWLTELAGERLMAATSCRSLHLYNISDGRGKVGTFGIFKSVYRLGEDVVGTLNLGEGTVACLQFSVSLQTEERVQPEYQRRRGAGGAPSVSHITHARHQESCLHTTRTSFSLPIPLSSTPGFCTAIVSLKWRLHFEFVTSREPGLVLLPPMEQPEPATWTGPEQVPVDTFSWDLPIKAWGCL
- the RGP1 gene encoding RAB6A-GEF complex partner protein 2 isoform X2, producing MIEVVAELSRGPVFLAGEALECVVTVTNPLPPTATSASSEALAWASAQIHCQFHASESRVALPPPDSSQPDVQPESQTVFLPHRGERGQCILSTPPKILFCDLRLDPGESKSYSYSEVLPVEGPPSFRGQSVKYVYKLTIGCQRVNSPITLLRVPLRVLVLTGLQDVRFPQDEAVAPSSPFLEEDEGGKKDSWLTELAGERLMAATSCRSLHLYNISDGRGKVGTFGIFKSVYRLGEDVVGTLNLGEGTVACLQFSVSLQTEERVQPEYQRRRGAGGAPSVSHITHARHQESCLHTTRTSFSLPIPLSSTPGFCTAIVSLKWRLHFEFVTSREPGLVLLPPMEQPEPATWTGPEQVPVDTFSWDLPIKVQPASYCYSVHSHVRAI
- the RGP1 gene encoding RAB6A-GEF complex partner protein 2 isoform X1: MIEVVAELSRGPVFLAGEALECVVTVTNPLPPTATSASSEALAWASAQIHCQFHASESRVALPPPDSSQPDVQPESQTVFLPHRGERGQCILSTPPKILFCDLRLDPGESKSYSYSEVLPVEGPPSFRGQSVKYVYKLTIGCQRVNSPITLLRVPLRVLVLTGLQDVRFPQDEAVAPSSPFLEEDEGGKKDSWLTELAGERLMAATSCRSLHLYNISDGRGKVGTFGIFKSVYRLGEDVVGTLNLGEGTVACLQFSVSLQTEERVQPEYQRRRGAGGAPSVSHITHARHQESCLHTTRTSFSLPIPLSSTPGFCTAIVSLKWRLHFEFVTSREPGLVLLPPMEQPEPATWTGPEQVPVDTFSWDLPIKVLPTSPTLASYAAPGPSTSTITI